Part of the Cryptococcus neoformans var. grubii H99 chromosome 2, complete sequence genome is shown below.
AGTATGGATAGAGTCGTAAAGTCGTTTATATAACCGAGGGTAATCAGGATGCCAAGGTTTGAGAGGTGGTTCAGTAGGTCGCTTAGACAAAAGATCATCCAAAGTCGGAGAAGGATTGGGAGACGAAGTGACTGGTGTCTGTAGAAAATCAGACCAATACTTAGAGTCGGATGAGGGGAGTAACTGTGTAGGCGTATTTGAAGAGCCATCCTTCAGTGCGTCTGCTAACCGCTTGGCATTGGCGATGATTTGACGGCGAGCGAATTTTGATTTATGACCCTTGCCTGCAGTTGCATTTCCTGCCTTTCCGGGTGACTGGGGTTGGTTCGACCGAAGGGATACGGACATTCGCCGACGAGACGAGGCAGAGCTGGATTCGGCATGAGGGAAGTCGTTCTCGGAATGAAGGGTCCCATGAGGGATAGTTCGAGTGAGGCGAAGGATGGAGCGTCTAGAGTAGCGTATTGAAAGCATCTAGGGCTGCTATGCGGTTTTGAGAGCGAGTTATGGAGAGTGATGAGTAGATGGGTTCCTACATTCAACAAGGAACAAGGAATGAATATGTGAGGTCAAATTTCGGGAATCACATGTATAAAATAATGATGTCATGACTTTTCATCTACTATTACTATGTTCCAAATACAAGACaaacgaaaaaaaaagccaCACCGGACGGGCAACGAAAGACTCCTGAAGATGCAGTCCTCGTTCATTGATTTAAAGAGGCAAAAGACGGCAGTGTCCCCAATCATAGATGCACTCGCCTTGTCACTGGACGTTACAAATCCCAATGCCATGCCCGACATCACATCCACCTTCCAGGCATCTCCCAATGTTCCTCACGTTAAAAACCTCCCAACGAACCGTCAGCAGCGCCTGGAATATCCTCCCCCAGCAACATCGCACATGACTTTGCCAAGGCCTCGAGCCCATTCATCACCTAAGCCACGATATTCTAACCCGGCATTGACCCTTCGAAATACTATGATTATTGGCGGGCCTCTTACAAGCAATCGATCTCGCATTTGCATCATCGACTTTTTGGGCCGCCCAAAGAGTTCACACTGCAGTTATTCGCCGACGATCATCATCGCATCGTCCACTACAGATCTAGCAACCCTTATCAGTCTCTACTCCTAGCCATTTCCCGATCATCCCATTTCCTCGGTCCTCAACCAATTTCCATAAATTTCAAGCGACTAACAATCGATTTGTAAGGTACGGAGATGATTTTGATGAATAAGCAATTATTTCCTTttcggaggaagaaaatgatTGAATGATGCACCATGACCTAAATGTTTGTTTATTGTTCGCTATAACCAATACAGATTATATAACTTATGAAATTATGCTAATACAACCGACTTCCTCACATGAATCTATTCGGATCGCTCCGGCTTCCATGTTCTGAGATACTTCTCCAAGCTTTTCAGATGTCCCACCTCCGGGCCCCCATCATCAAATAAGTCAATATCGCCCTGAGCTATCGCATCGACGACCTCAAAGCTACGAAGAGCTTTAGTCGCCTTCCTAAATTCTGTTATTCGGCGCTCTATTTAAACGTTAGTATTTGTCTCCCTGCGAGATGGCTCTGGCATCGAAAACACGAACCAAAGCCTAAAGGGTCTTCTCGTGACATTGCAGCAAAGTCTCGTTCTATCGCCCGTGCAACATCTTGCAAAACTGTGATCCTGCGGGCAGCTCAGCGAGAAACCTctgataaaaaaaaagagttTTACCGCTTGCTTCCTCTCTCAGATCTTCCCCAAGAGCTCAATACCGTTCTTGCCAAATCACCATGGCCCAACGAATCCTTGAGAGAATTAGATATTTCCAAAAGTGCATTATCTCGCGCTGATCTCTGCTCAGATCACTAAATCAGTGTTGCATTGCTACACTGGAAGGGACACGCACAGTAAGAAGGTCACATCGAACTTTATTAGGGGATTTCAGTATCGGAGGCTTGAAAGCTTTGTCGGACGCTGAAGACACTTTCCTGAATCTCGCCACAGGCGGCGCAGCTGAAATTACGTTAGTCCAAAATGCAGTTATTCGGAAGAAAGGTGACATACCATTATAACAAGCGTATGGTCCTTCTCCCCTGACAGGCTTGACGCTGTTCAGCATTCTTTCTGCCTTCATTCTTTGCTCCCTCGTCAACTTCAGTTCTGAAGCAGTGCCTTCTTCCGAGTTTTGGACCAATTTCACATTACCGGGTAGCTGCGCGTAGGAAGAAAAGACTggcctttctctttctctagCCATAACCTCCTGccgctccttctctttcctcagCTTGACCTtgtccatctccctctctcgttctctttcaatcTCTTCAAATTCCATACTTGATGTGGGCGAGCTTGATAACATTGATCCTTGACCCGCCCGGCGACGCTTATTTGCCAACGATTGCGGCCCAGGCTCTCCGCCAGTCTCAATATGTATAATCTCCCTGACTCGTATTGGCTGTGCAATACGTTCCGAAGACAGGTCACGCACAAGTACGGGCGTGCGTGACAAGGGCACACTGGGCGGTTTGGAAGACATACTGGAAGAAATGGTATTGGATGACTGCACATGACTATTGGTGGACGGGACAAGTGGTGTGTTTTGGTGGTTTCCAGCATGAGATCCACTGGATCTGGGATCGGCGATTTGAAAGATGGGAGGAGCAGTACCTGCTAGGCCTTCCTCAAATATGTCGGGGTAGGGACCGTGGACGTCTAGAAGTTCATCGTGGAAAGGTCCATCTGTATCTGTATCATCACTCTCTTGAGGATTATGATTAAAAAGGGGCTCAGGTTTGGGATTTTGGTCAGGGATAGGCGTCGGCTCTCTTCTATCAATGACGGATGCGACTGGAATGGCCTCAGTGAGGTGCCGTGCCTCCTTTCGAACCTTTGCATTGTATTTACAAATCTATATCTCGTCCTTGTAAGCTCCAACACTTGTCTGACATTAATCCAGCACTTACGTCGCACATGGATTGGCAATATGCAGCTTTAATTTCGGGATCTTTATCGtcaatcttctctccaaAGTAGCTGCAGATACCAACATGCCGGCATCTCCCCAACCTTTCCATATAATGTTGTAGCTAACATAGCCCAGTCAGTATTGAGCCAGTCTTATAAATAATTTACTTACAGCTTTGAAACTGTTGAGAGTCTGGGAAGATGTTTCGGCATATGTGTCTCCAGACTTGAAGCGAGCATTCCGTTTTTGTTTGGCATCTTCCTGCTCTATTAACCCTCTCAGGTACTTGGCATCTTCTCGAGCTATACGCTGTTGAATAATTGTGTTCAACTGTTCTTTGCAAGAGCTTACAATAGTACAAAATACAATGGGAGATGTGGCCATCCCGCCCCGCTCGCCCCGTTTCTTGATAATAGCCTAATGGCGTATGTCAGGATCTCGCAATCAGGCCTGTAGAAAACTTTACCTTCAAAAGTTTTCGGCATCTGATAATGTATAATGTATCTTACGTTCGCATGATCGATACCCTACTAGTTGTGAGTATGCGCTTGTAACATATAAACAGCGAAAACTGACCATTCCAAACGCGATTGTGGCAACGATACACTCTATGGAGCCGTCCTTCCATCCGGCAAGCGCTTGGTCCTTGACTGTCTGTGAAAGACTCTTGTAATAGGGCATAGCTTTTATTCGACGATTTCGTAAAAATTCTGCTACCTCTTCACACTACTCATGATTCAGTTTCTGTGGTACGTTCGCAAGATAAAAACCCACAGCAGTTGTTGTACGACAGTATACGATCCCAGTAACGCAGATTCTGAAGATACCGTTCTCGCGATTTCTTTTCGTGGCCTCTGGCCGATACTTCTCAATGAAATCGGCGATATCATCCAGAGGATTCTTCTGTACTtctatttcttcttcctcgatACTGCCTCGTCCTTGATATCGGATCTCGTAGAACAGATTCCGACGATTGAATGGCATAACCCATTGGCCGTAACCTTTGCGAATTCGGAGAGTTTGGATGATGTCGTAGCGGACTTCTTTCGTTGCCGATGCAGTGAGAGCCTGTGAAGAGTTAGCCTTATAATGACCGCCGGGGGACTTACAGTGATTGGGATGTCATAATACCGCTCGCGGAATTTCCCAAGCTCACGATATTTCTGTGATGTATCAGTCGCGATTCGCACGAGAGATACTTGTAACTGACACCTCGGAAACTTGTCCCCCATTCCTGCGCGCATTCTTAGCAGCCACTCTGGTTCACTGGGTCTCGAACATGACCTACTGTGATGACATGTGCCTCATCCACAACAAGCCTTGCGATCTGTTTTTGCGCATAAGCTGTATCGAAAGTCGACCTGTGCTTATCGCTCAACAGCATTTCGGGTGTCACGTACAATAGTCGAATTTCCGGATGGCCCATTCGCATTTGCCGCCGCACCTCGTTATGTTCAGCTAATGTTGTGTACTCGCTGAGCTGTACTGCTTTGATGCCTCGACTGGTGAGATCTTTGACCTGGTCGCTCATGAGTGCTTTCAGAGGTGATACGACGATAGTGACGCCGTGCTCGATAGTAATTGCTGGTAATTGAAAACACAATCTACGCCGAGTCAATGAGGGTTCGACTGAAAGTCGTGCGGTTGACTTACGATTTACCCAGACCTGTGGGCGCTACGACAATCAAATCACATCCCCTCAAGGCGTCTGTGCAGATTTCCAGCTGAGGATGTCTAAAATCGTTATATCCCCAGTCTAACGTTACGCTAAGATTAGCTTGCGCAAGGTTGTCAAAAATTAAGACCCACGATGCTTTAGATTTCTCTGCAATGCAGAGGGTGTCTCCTGAGGAGACattgttcttctccattctcgCTTCGTTGGCCGAAAGTTGTTTCTTGCAAACTGAATGACAAATTATCAGCAGCATAAAGTGATGAGGCACCGACTGAGGATTACATACTTGGGTAGAGTTTACAAGGTTTGTATATGGCTTTTCTGCCGGAGTTGAGGGAGGCAACGCGAGCATGCCTGCTCACAGCACAATGGATTTGGCTTGTGAGTATGTTTTTAAATTGTGGATATGAAGGAATCCAAGACTCAATTTCGTTTTACGTTACTAGTATTGCCACTCATCGTGCATGGTAACGAAGCAAGCTGTAACGCGCGAAAAGGAGCAGTCGCGTCAACCATACAAAGGTGGAGGTTATAGGCCTGTCAGAGTTAGGCATGACCAATCCCTTTCACACATTTTACCATTAGGCACCCGAATTGATTTCATGtgtcaacaacaaacaaaacACGGACGCGAACACAGACCGCCCACCATACagctttttctcctccagtcttccttttcttccactccttTTCCATTTGCCACCCAGAAAGGCAACAAGAGAGCGACGGTGCAGAGGTAAGTTACAAGGGAACGGTAAGCTTCTTCCAATTCTGTGAGTCCGTCTCATACCGTTGTCGTGATATCGGGGAGAAGGCGGCCCTAGCTTTGGGACCACTTGATTGAAATTGATTGGTCGTCTGTGGCTGGCCATTGTGTCCTCATTTCCCATTTTGCTTCCATAGAGCCACGATCATTTCAATTACTGACACTCTGGCTATAAGTTTCATTCATATTCGTGGTGACGATCTCATCGTATGTGAATTCTGGAACCCAGTCTTGTTTATGTCTAACAAAGCTGTAGACCGGCCGACTCCTTCGATAATCAGCAGGCGTCATGGACGACCCATTCGCCGGGCCCTCTATGGGATCCCCCTTACCAAAGCAGCGTTCACGCGCAAACCTCAAACATCCGCTCCCGGCGCCACCATCCACTCGCTCACTAGCATCAATGGCAGATAACAGCCCGACTTCGTCTCCTACGCCTCAGCGACATTCCGAGATTACGGCCGACGCACTTCGGTCTCACCTCTCAAGCTTATTGGAACAAAAATCGTCACAACTTCAAATGCTGGGGACAATGGGCCAGGAGATCCTGAGGCAACAGCAAGAGCTCGAAGAGCGCATCCGAGACttcaaagatgaaggaatggaagaggatgccATTGGGGAGGAGACCAAGGACAAACTTAGAGAGCTTGACGAAGCAATGAAAGCTTGGGAAAATCAGAACGAAGATATGATGAGAGAGCTCGGAGGAAAGGTACGTTTTTGCCTATTCTGTGGTACTGCTGATCAATCTAAATATTCGTAGATGCCTGAGAGCCTCCAAGGTCCGGCCGTAGCGGCAGTACCATCCGCAACTAAAGCCGCAGCTCAACCTAGCAATCTCACACGGCGACAGCGCAATGCTCAGCATCGACAGCTTGACATGGAATTTGCGACTGAGATTGGTCAGAACCTTCTGGTCGAAGTTCGGCGACTTCAAGCATTGTTGAGTGAAAGAGACCGCGCGTTGGAAAAACTTTccgaagaaaaggagaccTGGGAGCAGGAAAGTCAGAGCCTATTGATTGCCGTTAGGACTGCAGAAAGCAGCGTTGGTGCGTAGATTGAATGTCTCAAAACTCCGGTCACTAACGCTCTTGTAGACCGCTACAAAGAAGAGAACTGGAACCTTGAAGTAAATCTACAAGAACTTCGTTCATCTGTCGCCGACATGCAAGATCAGCTCATCAAAGCCAACACCGAGCAAGCGCGCTTGCAAAAGACCCTCGTGTCCTCTCGCGAGGCTGCTGAAGCTTATAAGACCGAAGTCGAGAAGCATGCCCAGGCTATCGAAGAACTCAAAGCCAAGCATGAAACTGATATGGCCCAGGCTAGGCGGACAACTGCCGGTTTGCAACGTGATAAAAGCGACCTGCTGGGAGAACTCAATCACGAAAGACAGCGGCGAGTCAGCGCACGAGGCAGAATATCTCATAGCTTAAGCGCTAGCCCCGGCATGCTCAGTCCCAACCACGTCGACAGTGACGAAGATGACGTCTTTGCAGCTGGCGGAAAAGGCAACTCCAGCCCTACCAAACGCGGTCCTGGCTTTGACGCCAACGACAATGCCCTTTCGCCTTCTCAACTGTACGAATCCGACTTTGACTCACCCAACCCTACGCCCTCTAAACCGTTCCCCCGATCACCTCTTGGAGAGATGTTTGTCAACGAGAACGATGAGCTCCGTGAAAAACTTCGGGCCGCCGAGCAGGAAATTGAAGCTCTCAAGAGCGAAAATGAGCGAGTCCGACTTGGCAGCTtgtcaaagaaggaaagcGTCAATGAGTTTGGCATTCGTGCTCCTGCAGGtgaatgggaggaagatgagcacACGATTGGTGCTTCAAGTCGAGGTCGAGGCTCTACACGGGGCAGACGTGGTGGACGAGGAAAGAATTTTGCTGCCAGTATTGGCCGCAAATTTGGTTTTAACAGAGCAGTTTCTGGCCTCAGCACCCCTAACGCTGGCGAGAGAAGCTTCAGCTCAACGAGCTCTGGCACTCCCGATCTTTTGCGCCCTCGAGACATGTCCGCGAGTCCCGCGCCTTCCGTGCTTGGTGGCGAAACCTTGGGCAACGTCCTGGGCAGTCGCTCTGTTGAGAGGCTCGGATCTGCCTCACCTTTCAACACACCTTCCATCGACAGTCTCAAGGCTAACTTTGGTCAGCCTACAGCTCTTGCTGATGAAATCGGTGCACCCATCGAGTCATCTACCAAGTATGTCGACGCTGGTATCATGACAGATGAGTGGTCACCAGAGAAGCCAATCATGCCTGGTACACAGTCTACACAGTCCCCTGCAGCAATCCTCTCACCTACCACGCCTACTGAACCCGTTGCCAACTGGGGTCTTGAAACACCTAGACGCGGTGTCATGGCTGAGTCACAGTTTGccaaccttcctcctctcccgccTCCTCCAGCAACCCCTACAGCTGCTGGTGATACCACTCCCACCAAAAAGAacattcctcttcccatgccCAGCAGGCCCCAACAAGTCTTTGCACGCCCCACTTCTATCGATGATAGTATGTCTACCACTACCGACACTGATGCCGATGATTATGAATCGGCTGCTGAGACGGTCGGCTCCCTCACTCCTAACCGAACCCAATCCGAGCTCCCTACCGACACCGAAGCCTACCAAACTGGCCGGGAATGGCCCAACGAGAGCAGCGCAGAGGACAGTGACGCGGATGATATGCAAGAACAAGAGCACACCATGCGTGGTCTGAAGGCTTCTTCTACCATAGGTCTGGGCTTGGCCAGTGCCGCTGCTGGTGGCTGGGCTGCTGCCAAGCAAGCACACAAAATGGCCAGTAGGGATAGAATCGTCGATCCTCCTGTGGAGAAGATCGTCGAGAAGATCGTCGAGGTCGAAAAACGCATTGAAATCCCCGTCGACAGGATTGTCGAGGTTGAGAAGCGCGTTGAAATACCGATGGAAAAGATTGTGGAAATCGAGAAAATTGTCGAAGTCCCCGTGGAAAAGATCGTCGAAGTACCTGTGGACAGAATTGTCGAGGTTGAAAAACTTGTCGAAAAGATTGTCGAAGTCCCGGTTGAGAAGATCATCGAGGTCGAAAAGATCGTCGAAAAGATTGTGGAAGTTCCGGTAGACCGAATTGTCGAGGTACCTGTAGAAAAAATCATCGAGGTGGAGAAACTCGTCGAGGTGCCCGTTGAGGTCGAAAAGATCGTCGAGAAGATCATCGAGGTACCGATGGAagttgagaagattgtAGAAGTTCCCGTGGAGAAAATTGTGGAGGTTGAAAAACGGGTTGAGGTACCTGTAGAGGTGGAAAAGATTGTTGAGGTACCTGTCGAAGTCGAAAAGATTGTCGAGAAAATTGTGGAAGTTCCCGTCGACAAGATCATTGAAGTCGAGAAGCGAGTGGAAGTCCCTGTCGAAATCGAAAAGATAATCGAGGTACCTGTGGAGACAATTATCGAGAAAATCGTCGAAGTCCCGGTCGAGAAAAttgttgaggttgagaagatcgttgagaagattgttGAGGTCCCAGTCGAAAAGATCATCGAGGTCGAAAAGATTGTCGAAGTCCCGGTCGAAAAAATCGTcgagattgagaagatcGTGGAGAAAATCGTTGAGGTCCCAGTCGAAAAGACCATCGAAGTTGAAAAGATCGTCGAGGTCCCCAAGATCATTGAAGTTGAAAaagtggtggagaagattgttgaagttgaaaaggaagtcatcaaggaggtggaagtggagaagattgttGAAGTCATCAAGGAAGTTGAAGTCGAAAAAGTGATTGAAAGGATCGTTGAAGTGCCAGTGGAGGTTGAAAAGATCGTTGAAAAGATCGTAGAGGTGCCAgtggagattgagaagattgtTGAGGTCGAGGTCGAGAAGCGAGTTGAAGTACCGTTtgaggtggagaagattgttGAAGTTGAAAAGGTTGTTGAGGtgctggtggaggtggaaaagAGAGTGGAAGTACCTGTGGAagttgagaagattgttGAGAAGACGGTTGAGGTGCCggtggaggttgagaaAATCGTGGAGAAGATCGTCGAAGTTCCAATCGAAATCGAAAGACGCATCGAAGTCCCGGTCGAAGTCGAAAAGATTGTTCAAATCCCCGTTGAGGTCGAAAAGATCGTGGAGAAGGTCGTAGAGGTGCCGGTtgaggtggagaagattgttgaaaaggtggtggaggtgccTATCGAAATTGAGAGGATTGTTGAAGTTCAGAAGATTGTCGAAGTGCCTGTCGAGGTCGAGAAGATTGTCGAGAGGATTGTGGAGCTTCCCGTCGAAGTGGAGCGAAGAATCGAGGTCCCGGTCGAGAAGATTGTGGAAGTCGAAAGGATTGTTGAGGTCGAGAAGATTGTGGAGGTTCCGGTCGAAAAGATTGTCGAAATTCCTGTCGAGCGTGTCGTCGAGAGGCAAGTCGAAGTTCCGGTCGAAATCGAACGCATCATCGAACGACGGGTTGAAGTTCCAATCGAGAAGATCATCACCATCGAAAAGCGCATCGAAATTCCCATCGAGAGAATCGTCACtgtggagaagattgttGAAGTCCCTGTTGTCGCCAACAagtctctcttctccgGCTCTGCCTCTCAAACGGAACCTCTTGCCTCTGTGAACACCTCGCCGCTTGCTCCTAATCCCGACATCGGTTTATTCCGTGTCACACCTGGTACGAGTTACGACTTCCTCAAAGCTCCTCCGGCCACTGTTCGTCGAGTCTCTGCGGACAATCTTGCGGCCGTTGCCAATGGCTCTGCTGATTCTACAAAGACAGTCGAGACGAAGAGTGTACCTACTTCTCCTGTAAACAAATCTCAGCCACCAATGATgaaccttcctcctccacctagCAATCCACCGCCTAGTCGAGtcggcaagaagatgtcgatgggtcctcc
Proteins encoded:
- a CDS encoding ATP-dependent DNA helicase yields the protein MLALPPSTPAEKPYTNLVNSTQFARNNFRPTKREWRRTMSPQETPSALQRNLKHHWGYNDFRHPQLEICTDALRGCDLIVVAPTGLGKSLCFQLPAITIEHGVTIVVSPLKALMSDQVKDLTSRGIKAVQLSEYTTLAEHNEVRRQMRMGHPEIRLLYVTPEMLLSDKHRSTFDTAYAQKQIARLVVDEAHVITEWGTSFRGKYRELGKFRERYYDIPITALTASATKEVRYDIIQTLRIRKGYGQWVMPFNRRNLFYEIRYQGRGSIEEEEIEVQKNPLDDIADFIEKYRPEATKRNRENGIFRICVTGIVYCRTTTACEEVAEFLRNRRIKAMPYYKSLSQTVKDQALAGWKDGSIECIVATIAFGMGIDHANVRYIIHYQMPKTFEGYYQETGRAGRDGHISHCILYYSREDAKYLRGLIEQEDAKQKRNARFKSGDTYAETSSQTLNSFKALQHYMERLGRCRHVGICSYFGEKIDDKDPEIKAAYCQSMCDICKYNAKVRKEARHLTEAIPVASVIDRREPTPIPDQNPKPEPLFNHNPQESDDTDTDGPFHDELLDVHGPYPDIFEEGLAGTAPPIFQIADPRSSGSHAGNHQNTPLVPSTNSHVQSSNTISSSMSSKPPSVPLSRTPVLVRDLSSERIAQPIRVREIIHIETGGEPGPQSLANKRRRAGQGSMLSSSPTSSMEFEEIEREREREMDKVKLRKEKERQEVMARERERPVFSSYAQLPGNVKLVQNSEEGTASELKLTREQRMKAERMLNSVKPVRGEGPYACYNAAPPVARFRKVSSASDKAFKPPILKSPNKVRCDLLTRSARDNALLEISNSLKDSLGHGDLARTVLSSWGRSERGSKRITVLQDVARAIERDFAAMSREDPLGFERRITEFRKATKALRSFEVVDAIAQGDIDLFDDGGPEVGHLKSLEKYLRTWKPERSE